From Sediminispirochaeta bajacaliforniensis DSM 16054, a single genomic window includes:
- the recO gene encoding DNA repair protein RecO yields the protein MSRTFQTDAIVLRTFRFGDIHKGVTFLSSENGLVDAVAYGAYKGKGKLGGSTDPFTWGHFYCYRDPVRGRTKINDIESYSIFEAIRGDLSRFYIACYWAELILASFGAGGESSLLFPLLLEALTRLDTMQSKDRWHVFIQFGWRFLGLLGVRSDVEECASCGHVATEGEGVFLDTLARGFLCDHCKGSSDLPLGPGGVRYLRFTEALSFEKAVRVDTDLPTEHQLTTILRRVLGEALDQPLKTAELL from the coding sequence ATGAGTCGAACCTTTCAGACCGACGCCATTGTACTGAGGACGTTCCGATTTGGAGATATCCATAAAGGAGTCACCTTTCTCTCTTCCGAAAATGGTTTGGTGGATGCAGTTGCCTATGGCGCCTACAAGGGAAAGGGAAAGCTTGGCGGAAGCACCGATCCCTTTACCTGGGGGCATTTCTACTGTTACAGGGATCCTGTCAGAGGTCGGACAAAAATTAACGATATCGAGAGCTATTCGATCTTTGAAGCAATTCGCGGCGATCTTTCACGGTTTTATATTGCCTGTTATTGGGCCGAGCTTATTCTGGCAAGTTTTGGAGCGGGAGGAGAGAGTTCATTGCTGTTTCCCCTCTTGCTTGAGGCCTTAACTCGGCTCGATACCATGCAAAGTAAGGATCGATGGCACGTCTTCATTCAGTTTGGCTGGAGATTTCTTGGACTCCTCGGTGTGAGAAGTGATGTGGAAGAGTGTGCATCCTGCGGACATGTTGCGACGGAAGGCGAAGGGGTCTTTCTCGATACCCTTGCCAGAGGGTTTTTATGCGACCATTGTAAGGGATCCTCCGATCTGCCTCTTGGACCGGGTGGAGTGCGGTATCTCCGTTTTACGGAGGCGCTTTCCTTTGAGAAAGCGGTAAGGGTCGATACCGATCTCCCTACGGAGCATCAGTTGACAACGATCCTCCGTAGGGTTTTAGGAGAGGCACTTGATCAACCTCTCAAAACTG